The Sesamum indicum cultivar Zhongzhi No. 13 linkage group LG6, S_indicum_v1.0, whole genome shotgun sequence genome has a segment encoding these proteins:
- the LOC105164222 gene encoding probable membrane-associated kinase regulator 2 (The sequence of the model RefSeq protein was modified relative to this genomic sequence to represent the inferred CDS: added 58 bases not found in genome assembly) gives MEAFSLLKYWRSSGGAAAGATTGVFSTAESTPNARPTTKTVLASASAAACPYSSDGEDGPYFDLEFTLPEQESDAEEEHLAETKRKAQKTENEDETESGSDADEISVQENDDDEEEEGELKFAVTSTDENVTLSPSDELFFKGNLVSIEPSSILLNGSEENSKIPVFLLKSATKFRVLLLKLKKSKPANGVSLEKADKNEVATAQVSAAPSIGEKENQGKVRGKLLAVKFKVEEVPLVSLFTRDSSSKENPGGKGLKHSAQDSDTTAASDEKKLAKEVVQKYLKMVKPFYIRVSKLKFSGHLSFPGGGSKGCAAPPCTAGEKGVESSAEAATSNVIKTPVKQGTNNLQAGLKVVRKRLGKSRSAPAAVAASPPGKTTSTRRDDSLLQLQDGIQGAILHCKKSFNASRDVESSSILWRSVSDPSYEKSLIIAKASTSSYSGDAKIKEPKM, from the exons CTACCACCGGCGTCTTCAGTACTGCAGAGTCCACCCCCAATGCACGCCCCACCACCAAGACTGTCCTTGCCTCCGCCTCTGCTGCCGCCTGCCCTTACTCTTCTGACGGCGAAGATGGGCCTTACTTCGACCTGGAATTCACCCTTCCTGAACAAGAAAGCGACGCCGAGGAGGAACACTTAGCAGAAACCAAGCGGAAAGCCCAGAAAACGGAAAATGAAGACGAAACTGAAAGTGGGTCTGACGCCGACGAAATATCAGTGCAGGAAAATGAcgatgatgaagaagaagaaggagagCTGAAATTTGCAGTCACGAGTACAGATGAAAACGTGACGCTTTCGCCTTCAGACGAGCTCTTTTTTAAGGGGAATTTGGTCTCCATTGAGCCTTCAAGCATTTTGTTGAATGGGTCGGAGGAGAACTCCAAAATCCCTGTTTTTCTACTGAAATCAGCGACGAAATTTCGTGTGCTTTTGCTCAAGCTCAAGAAATCAAAACCCGCCAACGGAGTTAGTCTTGAAAAGGCTGACAAGAACGAGGTGGCTACTGCCCAAGTTTCCGCCGCTCCGAGCATTGGTGAGAAAGAGAATCAGGGGAAAGTGCGTGGTAAGCTTTTAGCTGTGAAGTTTAAAGTTGAGGAAGTGCCGCTTGTGTCTTTGTTCACAAGAGATTCCAGCTCCAAAGAAAACCCCGGCGGCAAAGGGCTCAAACACAGCGCTCAAGATTCAGACACAACCGCCGCTTCCGACGAGAAAAAGCTGGCCAAAGAAGTGGTGCAAAAGTACCTCAAAATGGTCAAACCTTTCTACATTCGCGTCTCGAAGCTGAAGTTCTCCGGGCACTTAAGCTTCCCCGGCGGAGGTTCCAAGGGCTGTGCAGCGCCGCCGTGTACGGCGGGGGAGAAAGGAGTAGAGAGTTCGGCCGAGGCGGCGACTAGCAATGTCATCAAGACTCCAGTAAAACAAGGGACGAACAATCTGCAGGCAGGGCTAAAAGTGGTGCGCAAGCGCCTGGGCAAAAGCCGGTCCGCGCCCGCCGCCGTGGCGGCGTCCCCTCCTGGAAAGACGACCTCAACCCGCCGTGACGACTCGCTGTTGCAGCTGCAGGATGGGATCCAAGGCGCCATTCTGCACTGCAAGAAATCATTCAATGCCTCCAGAG ACGTAGAATCTTCTTCAATCCTATGGCGTTCAGTGAGTGATCCATCCTATGAGAAATCCCTGATTATTGCAAAAGCTTCAACATCATCGTATTCCGGGGATGCTAAGATTAAGGAGCCCAAGATGTAG